From Trueperella pecoris, a single genomic window includes:
- a CDS encoding zinc-binding dehydrogenase: MSTQIPATMRAAVLRDPKIGLQTETIKTPQPRDGEVLIKVAACGMCHSDLHVIGGKIAFPVPCVLGHEVTGEIVQVGPGNQHTGLEVGQHVAGAFLMPCGQCEFCAEGRDDLCAPFFDMNRLKGQLYDGETRLFGVDGETIAMYSMGGLAEYCVIPSTSVAVLDDSMDMVAGSILGCAALTGYGAVRRGANLQYGETVAVVATGGIGSNIIQVAKSFGAAKIIAVDVADDKLEAARALGATHTVNSTTENVRAAVFAITDGRGVDVAFEALGRPETWASALDCLRDGGRMVPIGLGAGTQSAAVEINRTVRRSQSILGSYGARTRQDLPTVIKMAAEGNIDYRSIVTRKFPLDAAGKGYTLLAAGKIQGRAVVDMSL, from the coding sequence ATGTCTACACAAATACCCGCAACGATGCGGGCAGCAGTTCTTCGCGATCCGAAGATCGGCCTACAAACTGAAACAATCAAGACTCCCCAGCCACGTGACGGAGAAGTTCTCATCAAAGTCGCTGCATGCGGCATGTGCCATTCTGATCTCCATGTTATCGGCGGCAAGATTGCCTTTCCAGTTCCATGTGTCCTCGGGCACGAGGTAACCGGTGAGATTGTGCAGGTTGGGCCCGGAAACCAACATACAGGCCTGGAAGTCGGCCAACACGTTGCCGGCGCCTTCCTCATGCCCTGCGGCCAGTGCGAGTTCTGCGCCGAGGGACGCGACGACCTGTGCGCGCCATTCTTCGATATGAACCGTCTCAAGGGGCAACTCTACGACGGCGAAACTCGACTCTTCGGCGTCGACGGCGAAACTATCGCCATGTATTCCATGGGCGGACTGGCTGAATACTGCGTCATTCCATCAACGTCCGTTGCCGTACTAGACGATTCGATGGACATGGTCGCGGGATCAATCCTCGGTTGCGCGGCGCTGACCGGGTATGGCGCTGTCAGACGCGGCGCCAATCTTCAATACGGGGAAACCGTCGCGGTAGTCGCGACGGGTGGTATTGGCTCGAACATCATCCAGGTGGCAAAGTCATTTGGCGCGGCAAAAATCATCGCGGTTGACGTGGCCGACGACAAGCTCGAAGCCGCCCGCGCGCTCGGCGCCACCCACACCGTCAACTCGACAACAGAGAACGTGCGTGCGGCAGTATTTGCGATCACCGACGGCCGCGGTGTTGACGTCGCATTCGAAGCACTCGGCCGGCCCGAAACTTGGGCCAGCGCGCTCGACTGCCTGCGCGATGGTGGACGTATGGTCCCGATTGGTCTGGGCGCGGGCACACAAAGTGCGGCCGTTGAGATCAATAGGACTGTGCGCCGATCACAATCGATTCTTGGATCGTACGGCGCCCGCACCCGCCAGGACCTTCCCACGGTCATCAAGATGGCAGCCGAGGGGAACATCGACTATCGAAGCATCGTGACACGGAAGTTCCCTCTCGATGCGGCGGGCAAAGGCTATACACTACTTGCCGCCGGAAAGATCCAGGGGCGCGCCGTTGTAGATATGTCACTCTAA
- a CDS encoding MFS transporter produces the protein MEHHRNASIQQITKDDLGRMVKETPASGKPRGIITIAAVATLGSLLFGYDTGVISGALPYMHMPIGAGGLGLTAAEEGAIGGVLTIGAAFGALFGGRLSDRYGRRHNIIMLAILFFIGAIGNTFAPNVWVMYPFRLILGLAVGGASATVPVYLAETAPKRIRGTIVALDQLMIVTGQLLAFAMNAGINAAHGGPQLTVTADPTGQIAAGAYTWDSLQKAIEQAVHSTDMNVIRDFAMQLSIQEGSGNGSAWRWMIVLCSIPALLLWLGMHFMPESSRWHVLRNDVYEAIGTLKIVRADEPESSVTDELYEMVDSRKKDLAKPQTKGLREVWQVPWLRKLLLVGIFLAIVNQTTGVNTVMYYAPKVLGYAGMGTSAAISAQVANGVMSVIGAAFGLVLITKFTRRQILIWDVSLVGISLLSIAAIFHFEIVPHMVAGGTPSPWAAYAILAIMGFFMLVVQSSNGTVVWTMLGEMFPASVRGVMNGTAIFCMWIANALITWTFPVMMNNFGGALTYTLYGVMNLLIAVILWKIMPETSKKSLEEIEIYMEDRYSK, from the coding sequence ATGGAACATCATCGCAACGCTTCCATCCAGCAGATAACCAAGGATGACCTTGGCCGCATGGTCAAGGAAACCCCGGCATCCGGAAAACCCCGTGGAATCATTACGATCGCCGCTGTTGCAACACTTGGCTCGTTGCTGTTCGGCTACGACACAGGCGTCATTTCCGGCGCGCTACCCTACATGCATATGCCCATCGGTGCTGGTGGCCTTGGCCTCACGGCAGCAGAGGAAGGTGCAATTGGAGGCGTCCTTACCATCGGCGCAGCATTCGGTGCTCTGTTTGGTGGACGTCTTTCTGACCGGTACGGACGTCGTCACAATATCATCATGCTGGCGATCCTGTTCTTTATCGGAGCCATTGGCAACACCTTCGCACCAAATGTGTGGGTTATGTACCCCTTCCGACTAATTCTCGGACTGGCAGTCGGTGGCGCTTCGGCCACTGTCCCGGTCTATCTTGCCGAGACTGCTCCCAAACGAATCCGCGGCACAATCGTCGCTCTTGACCAGCTGATGATTGTCACCGGGCAACTGCTCGCGTTCGCGATGAACGCGGGAATCAATGCGGCACACGGCGGCCCGCAGCTAACCGTAACCGCCGACCCAACTGGCCAGATTGCCGCCGGCGCATACACATGGGATTCGCTCCAAAAGGCAATCGAGCAGGCCGTGCATTCAACGGACATGAATGTGATACGCGACTTTGCTATGCAGCTATCCATCCAAGAAGGCTCTGGAAACGGCTCTGCCTGGCGCTGGATGATCGTCCTATGCTCTATCCCCGCATTGCTCCTGTGGCTGGGCATGCATTTCATGCCCGAGTCCTCTCGCTGGCACGTTCTGCGTAACGACGTGTACGAAGCAATTGGCACGCTCAAGATCGTCCGCGCAGACGAACCGGAGAGCTCGGTAACGGACGAGCTTTATGAGATGGTCGACAGCCGAAAGAAGGATCTTGCAAAACCCCAGACAAAGGGCCTTCGCGAAGTCTGGCAAGTGCCCTGGCTACGCAAACTTCTCCTCGTCGGTATTTTCCTCGCTATCGTCAACCAGACTACCGGTGTCAACACCGTTATGTACTACGCCCCCAAGGTCCTCGGATACGCCGGCATGGGAACTTCTGCGGCGATTAGTGCCCAAGTGGCAAACGGTGTCATGTCCGTTATCGGGGCCGCTTTTGGCCTTGTCCTCATCACAAAGTTCACCCGCCGCCAGATCCTTATTTGGGATGTCAGCCTCGTGGGAATTTCGCTCCTGAGCATCGCGGCAATCTTCCATTTCGAGATTGTTCCGCACATGGTCGCAGGCGGCACACCCTCCCCATGGGCAGCATACGCGATCCTCGCAATCATGGGATTCTTCATGCTCGTCGTCCAGTCCTCCAACGGAACCGTGGTGTGGACGATGCTTGGCGAAATGTTCCCCGCATCGGTGCGCGGCGTCATGAATGGAACCGCGATCTTCTGTATGTGGATTGCTAATGCCCTGATCACATGGACATTCCCCGTCATGATGAACAACTTCGGCGGCGCGCTGACATACACGCTCTACGGCGTCATGAATCTCCTCATCGCAGTGATTCTGTGGAAGATCATGCCCGAGACGTCGAAGAAGTCTCTCGAGGAAATCGAGATCTACATGGAAGATCGTTACTCCAAGTAG
- a CDS encoding sugar phosphate isomerase/epimerase family protein: MKIAGAPISWGVCEVPNWGYQLSPERVLTEMREMGLTATEFGPQGWLPVEPEARAKAVSGYGLEPVGSFFLAIMHDPEVDPIPAVNAELDAFEVAGGTNLILAADSGQDGYDSRPVLDEVGWDTLFTNLSRITEVAAARGVTASLHPHWGTMVQNIDEVERVLDNSSVGLCLDTGHLACGGADVVELVKKYADRVKIVHAKDIHEDMTNKLLTGEIAWGEGVKAGMFAPIGQGDIDFAAVVEELDKVGFDGYWVLEQDIMIDGEPEPGAGPIIDARASFEALKALA; encoded by the coding sequence ATGAAGATCGCGGGAGCGCCCATCAGCTGGGGCGTATGTGAAGTACCAAACTGGGGCTACCAGCTCTCTCCGGAGCGGGTATTGACAGAGATGAGGGAGATGGGGCTGACCGCTACGGAGTTCGGTCCGCAAGGCTGGCTACCGGTTGAGCCGGAAGCGCGCGCGAAAGCGGTCTCGGGCTACGGCCTTGAGCCGGTGGGCTCGTTCTTCCTAGCAATTATGCACGATCCGGAGGTCGATCCGATCCCTGCGGTAAATGCGGAGCTTGACGCCTTCGAAGTCGCCGGTGGCACGAACCTTATCCTCGCAGCCGATTCGGGTCAGGATGGCTACGACTCGCGTCCCGTCCTCGACGAGGTGGGCTGGGATACCTTATTTACTAACCTTTCTCGGATTACGGAAGTTGCGGCCGCTCGTGGCGTGACGGCGTCGTTGCATCCGCACTGGGGAACGATGGTGCAAAACATCGATGAGGTTGAGCGTGTGCTCGATAATTCCTCCGTCGGCCTGTGCCTCGATACAGGACACCTAGCGTGCGGCGGCGCCGACGTTGTGGAGCTAGTGAAGAAGTATGCCGATCGGGTGAAGATTGTTCATGCCAAGGATATCCATGAGGATATGACGAACAAGCTGTTGACGGGAGAGATCGCCTGGGGCGAGGGCGTGAAGGCCGGAATGTTTGCGCCGATCGGTCAGGGCGACATTGATTTTGCTGCTGTCGTTGAGGAGCTCGATAAGGTCGGGTTTGACGGCTACTGGGTGCTTGAGCAGGACATCATGATCGACGGCGAGCCGGAGCCGGGGGCCGGGCCGATCATCGATGCGCGTGCGTCGTTCGAGGCACTAAAGGCGCTTGCTTAG
- the iolG gene encoding inositol 2-dehydrogenase encodes MIRIGLVGAGRIAQVHARTIAAHPEAELVLVGDPYEPAVTALAEKYGVRYCLDPDEVFADDEVDAVIICSPTPMHVDHILKAAKAGKPALCEKPVAMETETVEKLIEELKGVEHTTMLGFNRRFDPTFAKMHQLVAEGAVGNVEQVTIISRDPAAPPKEYIEVSGGIFKDMTIHDFDTARFFLGDIVSVFAVGQNLDPDLVDTGDFDAAVITLTNAEGKTATITNSRHCSSGYDQRLEIFGDKATLNGENLRADQIRVSNGQYTDAKSVYLDFFLERYEEAYARELGEFFAAIKEMRSPSTSIDDGAKALAIAEAAELSARTGKVVTL; translated from the coding sequence AAGCAGAACTTGTGCTTGTGGGAGATCCCTATGAGCCCGCTGTTACTGCTTTGGCGGAAAAGTATGGGGTACGCTACTGCCTCGATCCAGATGAGGTGTTTGCGGACGACGAGGTAGATGCGGTAATTATCTGTTCGCCCACGCCGATGCACGTGGACCATATTCTTAAGGCCGCTAAGGCCGGCAAGCCTGCCCTGTGCGAGAAGCCAGTGGCGATGGAAACTGAAACAGTGGAGAAACTGATCGAGGAGCTCAAGGGTGTCGAGCATACGACGATGCTCGGGTTCAACCGACGTTTTGACCCGACGTTTGCGAAGATGCACCAGCTCGTCGCGGAGGGCGCGGTCGGAAACGTTGAGCAGGTGACGATCATCTCGCGCGATCCCGCCGCTCCTCCGAAGGAGTACATCGAGGTATCGGGTGGAATCTTTAAGGACATGACGATTCACGATTTCGACACCGCGCGCTTCTTCTTGGGCGACATCGTTTCAGTTTTTGCGGTTGGCCAGAATCTTGACCCGGATCTTGTTGATACGGGCGATTTTGATGCAGCCGTCATCACCCTGACGAACGCCGAAGGCAAGACGGCGACAATCACCAACTCGCGACATTGCTCCTCGGGATACGACCAGCGCCTAGAGATATTTGGTGATAAGGCGACCTTGAATGGAGAAAATCTGCGTGCCGATCAGATCCGCGTGTCCAATGGGCAGTACACGGATGCCAAGTCTGTGTATCTCGATTTCTTCCTCGAGCGCTACGAGGAGGCCTACGCGCGCGAGCTCGGGGAATTCTTTGCCGCGATTAAGGAAATGCGCTCTCCGTCAACCTCCATCGATGACGGCGCCAAGGCGTTGGCCATCGCTGAGGCGGCGGAGCTGTCAGCACGGACTGGAAAAGTCGTTACTCTCTAG